The proteins below are encoded in one region of Desulfobotulus mexicanus:
- a CDS encoding aminotransferase class I/II-fold pyridoxal phosphate-dependent enzyme translates to MPGDKGKKYRLLWISNPVNPTGQFIALDDIHALLSHASATGTFVVIDEAYGEYTDRPDAIRSASAFLKSYPNLMVLRTFSKVHCLPSARVGYMIASSESLRQAVNTYRPMFPFSWFSLYMAQLAVLDTDYVNEIRKRNLERKTHFFELIREKNSELGAFSFLNSDTNTLMFRHRNLGADALHELLAKQGFLTANLNRLTGIQNQGFLRMTLHGDGVNEKFIDAIKNHFA, encoded by the coding sequence TTGCCGGGAGATAAAGGAAAAAAATACAGACTTTTATGGATCAGCAATCCTGTCAATCCCACAGGACAGTTCATTGCCTTAGATGATATCCATGCCCTCCTTTCCCATGCCTCGGCAACCGGCACCTTTGTGGTGATAGACGAAGCATACGGAGAATATACGGACAGGCCCGATGCCATACGCAGTGCCAGTGCATTCCTTAAATCATACCCGAACCTGATGGTACTCCGCACCTTTTCAAAGGTTCACTGCCTGCCCAGTGCAAGGGTCGGATATATGATTGCTTCTTCAGAAAGTCTCAGGCAGGCCGTCAATACCTACCGACCCATGTTTCCCTTTTCCTGGTTTTCCCTTTATATGGCCCAGCTTGCAGTTCTGGATACGGACTATGTCAATGAGATCAGAAAGCGCAATCTGGAGCGTAAAACCCACTTTTTTGAGCTTATCAGAGAAAAAAATTCAGAGCTTGGGGCTTTCAGCTTTCTTAACTCCGATACCAATACGCTCATGTTCCGTCACCGGAATCTTGGAGCGGATGCACTCCATGAGCTTCTGGCAAAACAGGGCTTTCTGACTGCCAACCTGAATCGTCTTACCGGTATTCAGAATCAGGGATTTCTCCGCATGACCCTGCATGGGGACGGGGTGAATGAAAAGTTTATTGACGCCATAAAAAATCACTTCGCTTGA